In Silene latifolia isolate original U9 population chromosome X, ASM4854445v1, whole genome shotgun sequence, the following proteins share a genomic window:
- the LOC141619402 gene encoding uncharacterized protein LOC141619402 — protein sequence MWSLHPEFEKVIREHWEVSITGTLMFQLTSKLKMLKYKLKMLNRDSFNDIENNTAIVLMALHQVQKELRVQPMHASLIDTERALSKDYALMMEAKHQFLAQKDKAEWVDDGDDNTAYFHVSIRAHRNRSKVVQINDMNGNCDTSAYGINEAFENYFKYILGTHKNVTSIHIPTVQKENVLTDELRQKLLKPVNGEEIRRAMFSIPGTKAPGPDGYNIQLLKQINNTILTLIPKVELPQSVAQFRPIACCNTDYKCIAKFMCNRLSEALPSIISPNQSAFVKGRDIVENILKAYDSIEWRFLEEMLCALGFPSQFTKLIMECVTTPSFSIALNGENFGFFKARRGIRQGDLMSSLLFTICMEYLSRILCEQKGDVKSVGILLRAFETFSCASGLCMNKGKSCLYSNGMDRGEVAGICELAGVTKGKLPFRYLGVPMATQKLGGLGVVDLRRWNVAALGKYIWWIAHKEDHLWVKWIHAIYMKNAAWFSYAPKITASWSWRKICGVKDKLKQGYVGSWWLKRGNPYTIQQGYSWLGGVVGQQVPWYHFVWNRYSLPKHCFMGWVAVQGRLLTKDRLMKMHICYDSECVLCGDDGEDHSHLFFRCAFSRLCLHLLNTMLHIQVPVTEYVEWWTRKRFKSLLRKKIIAACLQGLIYHIWDARNRCRIENRVPRPEMIVKLVKGDIEMRLQRMCKGREHDSYRQWIR from the exons atgtggtCCTTGCACCCagaatttgagaaagttatcagAGAGCACTGGGAGGTATCTATTACAGGCACTTTGATGTTTCAACTTACCTCTAAATTGAAAATGCTCAAATACAAACTAAAGATGTTGAATAGGGATTCTTTTAATGATATTGAGAACAATACAGCTATTGTGCTCATGGCTCTTCATCAAGTGCAAAAGGAACTTAGAGTTCAACCTATGCATGCTAGTTTGATTGATACTGAAAGAGCTTTGTCCAAGGACTATGCTCTTATGATGGAGGCTAAACATCAATTTTTAGCTCAAAAAGATAAGGCAGAGTGGGTAGATGATGGTGATGATAATACAGCATATTTCCATGTCAGTATAAGAGCTCACAGGAATAGGAGTAAAGTTGTGCAAATCAATGATATGAATGGGAATTGTGACACTTCTGCATACGGGATTAATGAGGCTTTTGAAAACTACTTTAAATATATTTTGGGCACTCATAAGAATGTCACCTCTATTCATATCCCTACTGTACAGAAAGAAAATGTGCTCACTGATGAATTAAGGCAAAAGCTCCTCAAACCTGTTAATGGGGAGGAAATCAGAAGGGCTATGTTCTCTATTCCAGGGACCAAGGCCCCTGGCCCTGATGGATACAACATCCA ATTGTTAAAACAGATCAATAATACTATTCTCACCTTGATTCCTAAAGTTGAGTTGCCTCAATCTGTGGCTCAGTTTCGCCCTATAGCTTGCTGCAATACTGACTACAAGTGTATTGCTAAGTTTATGTGTAATAGATTGAGTGAGGCGCTGCCTTCAATCATAAGCCCTAATCAAAGTGCTTTTGTTAAAGGTAGAGACATAGTTGAAAATATATTG AAAGCTTATGATAGCATAGAGTGGAGATTTTTAGAGGAGATGCTTTGTGCTTTAGGATTCCCTTCTCAATTCACTAAGCTGATTATGGAATGTGTGACAACCCCATCTTTCTCTATTGCCTTAAATGGTGAAAATTTTGGGTTTTTCAAAGCTCGAAGAGGGATTAGACAAGGTGATCTTATGTCTTCTTTACTGTTTACCATTTGCATGGAGTATTTGAGTAGAATTCTTTGTGAG CAAAAAGGTGATGTGAAGTCTGTTGGGATTTTATTGAGAGCTTTTGAGACTTTCTCTTGTGCTTCTGGTTTGTGTATGAACAAAGGGAAGTCTTGTCTGTATAGTAATGGAATGGACAGAGGAGAGGTGGCAGGGATTTGTGAGCTAGCTGGTGTTACTAAAGGAAAGCTTCCATTTAGATATCTGGGAGTTCCCATGGCT ACTCAGAAGTTAGGTGGCTTGGGTGTTGTTGATTTGAGAAGGTGGAATGTGGCTGCGCTTGGTAAATATATATGGTGGATTGCACATAAAGAGGATCACCTTTGGGTGAAATGGATCCATGCTATTTATATGAAAAATGCTGCTTGGTTCTCTTATGCTCCCAAAATTACAGCTAGTTGGTCTTGGAGGAAGATCTGTGGAGTGAAGGATAAACTCAAACAGGGTTATGTGGGCTCTTGGTGGTTGAAGCGGGGTAACCCCTACACAATCCAGCAAGGTTACTCTTGGCTAGGAGGTGTTGTTGGTCAACAAGTCCCATGGTATCACTTTGTCTGGAATAGGTATAGTTTACCTAAACATTGTTTTATGGGATGGGTTGCTGTACAGGGGCGTTTATTGACGAAAGATAGGTTGATGAAGATGCACATATGCTATGATTCTGAATGTGTGCTTTGTGGAGATGATGGTGAAGACCATTCTCATCTATTCTTTAGATGTGCTTTCAGCAGATTGTGTCTGCATTTGCTGAACACCATGCTGCATATTCAGGTACCTGTGACTGAGTATGTGGAATGGTGGACTCGTAAAAGATTTAAAAGCTTGCTAAGGAAGAAGATTATTGCAGCGTGTTTACAGGGTCTGATCTATCACATTTGGGATGCAAGGAATAGATGCAGGATTGAGAATAGGGTCCCTCGGCCAGAGATGATTGTCAAATTAGTTAAAGGGGATATTGAGATGAGACTGCAGAGAATGTGCAAAGGTAGAGAGCATGATAGTTATAGACAATGGATTCGTTAG